A window of Rhododendron vialii isolate Sample 1 chromosome 13a, ASM3025357v1 contains these coding sequences:
- the LOC131313658 gene encoding sulfate transporter 3.1-like: MGNADNVYPDKNAERAHRVAIPPPQPFLKSFTASMKETFFPDDPLRQFKNQPPSRKLILGLQYVLPILEWAPRYSLQFLKADLIAGITIASLAIPQGISYAKLANLPPILGLYSSFVPPLVYAMMGSSRDLAVGTVAVASLLTASMLGNAVNANENPTLYLHLAFTATFVAGVLQASLGILRLGFIVDFLSHATIVGFMAGAATVVCLQQLKGILGLEHFTHGTDLISVMRSVFTQTHKWRWESAVLGCCFLFYLLLARYFSKKRSNLFWISAMAPLTSVIFGSLLVYLTHAENHGVQVIGQLKKGINPLSITHLAFGSPYMSTAIKTGIVTGVIALAEGIAVGRSFAMFKNYHIDGNKEMIAFGMMNIAGSCTSCYLTTGPFSRSAVNFNAGCKTAMSNIVMAIAVMITLLFLTPLFHYTPIVVLSSIIIAAMLGLIDYEAAIHLWHVDKFDFMVCMGAFVGVVFGSVEIGLVVAVGLSLLRVLLFVARPRTMVLGNIPDSVIYRSVDQYPNANNVPGILILEMNAPIYFANSSYLRERISRWIDEEEDRLKSSGDTSLQYVVLDMGAVGNIDTSGISMFEELKKSTERRGLKLVLANPGGEVMKKLNKSKFIDLLGQEWIYLTVGEAVGACNFMLHTSKPKTVAADSEAGSDNV, encoded by the exons ATGGGAAACGCGGACAACGTGTACCCAGATAAGAACGCAGAGCGCGCGCACCGCGTCGCAATCCCTCCGCCGCAACCCTTTCTGAAGTCATTCACGGCCTCCATGAAGGAGACCTTCTTCCCCGACGACCCGCTCCGGCAGTTCAAGAACCAGCCACCCTCTCGGAAACTCATACTGGGCCTCCAGTACGTCCTGCCAATCCTCGAATGGGCCCCGCGTTACAGTCTCCAGTTTCTGAAAGCCGACCTCATCGCCGGCATCACCATCGCCAGCCTCGCCATCCCCCAGGGGATCAGCTACGCCAAGCTAGCCAACTTGCCACCAATTCTTGGCCTGT ATTCGAGCTTTGTTCCTCCTTTGGTATATGCAATGATGGGAAGTTCGAGAGATTTGGCCGTCGGGACGGTCGCCGTTGCATCGCTACTCACAGCTTCTATGCTGGGGAATGCAGTGAATGCTAATGAGAATCCCACACTCTATCTTCATTTGGCTTTCACCGCAACGTTCGTCGCCGGAGTTCTTCAAGCTTCTTTGGGTATCTTAAG GTTAGGGTTTATAGTGgatttcctatcgcatgcaacGATAGTGGGGTTCATGGCAGGAGCAGCCACGGTGGTGTGCCTTCAACAGCTGAAAGGTATTCTTGGGCTTGAGCACTTCACCCATGGGACCGATCTCATCTCCGTCATGCGTTCTGTCTTCACCCAAACCCataag TGGAGGTGGGAAAGTGCTGTATTGGGATGCTGTTTCCTCTTTTACCTCCTCCTCGCTAGATACTTT AGCAAGAAACGATCGAATCTCTTTTGGATATCGGCGATGGCACCGTTGACGTCTGTTATCTTCGGAAGCCTGCTTGTTTATCTCACCCACGCTGAAAATCATGGTGTTCAAGTG ATAGGACAATTGAAGAAGGGGATAAATCCTCTGTCGATAACGCATCTAGCGTTTGGGTCACCGTATATGTCAACGGCCATCAAAACTGGCATAGTTACGGGTGTCATCGCTCTCGCT GAAGGGATTGCAGTGGGCAGAAGCTTTGCCATGTTCAAGAATTACCACATTGATGGAAACAAAGAGATGATTGCTTTTGGGATGATGAACATTGCCGGTTCCTGCACCTCTTGCTATCTCACCACAG GGCCGTTTTCCCGGTCAGCAGTGAACTTCAACGCAGGGTGCAAAACGGCCATGTCCAACATTGTCATGGCAATCGCAGTCATGATCACGTTGTTATTCCTGACGCCATTGTTCCATTACACTCCCATCGTGGTGCTGTCGTCGATAATAATCGCGGCAATGCTGGGGCTAATAGACTACGAAGCAGCAATCCATCTTTGGCACGTCGACAAGTTTGACTTCATGGTGTGCATGGGTGCTTTCGTTGGCGTGGTTTTCGGCAGCGTTGAGATTGGTCTAGTTGTCGCG GTTGGATTATCTCTGCTTAGAGTGCTACTGTTCGTGGCGAGGCCAAGGACCATGGTACTGGGAAACATCCCAGATTCTGTGATCTACAGAAGTGTTGATCAATACCCAAATGCCAATAATGTTCCCGGAATTCTCATACTTGAGATGAATGCTCCGATTTACTTCGCCAATTCAAGCTACTTGAGAGAAAG GATTTCGAGGTGGATAGATGAGGAGGAAGACAGGCTAAAATCCTCTGGGGACACCAGCTTGCAGTATGTGGTACTTGACATGGGCG CGGTAGGAAACATCGATACAAGTGGAATAAGCATGTTTGAAGAGCTCAAGAAGAGTACTGAGAGAAGAGGCCTcaag CTCGTACTTGCCAATCCGGGAGGTGAggtgatgaagaagctgaacaAGTCGAAGTTCATCGACTTGTTAGGCCAAGAATGGATCTATCTTACTGTGGGAGAGGCTGTTGGAGCTTGCAACTTCATGCTTCACACCAGCAAACCAAAAACAGTGGCTGCAGATTCAGAGGCAGGGAGCGACAACGTCTGA